A window from Dermacentor albipictus isolate Rhodes 1998 colony chromosome 10, USDA_Dalb.pri_finalv2, whole genome shotgun sequence encodes these proteins:
- the LOC135899248 gene encoding zinc finger protein 84-like: protein MPFQCHLCPQILSHRSSLNRHLRTHTGERPFECPSCPKRFSEKSNLNKHQRTHTGDKPFECPSSLHTFLEKSNLNKHLHTHTGDRPFECPCCPQSFSRKNHLNQHLRSHTGEKPFECPSCLQTFSHKGNLNRHLRTHTGERPFQCPCCPQSFSQKNGLNQHLRTHTGEKPFECPSCPQSFSKKSNLNRHLHTHTGERPFECPCCPQSFSQKNDLNQHLRTHTGEKPFECPSCLQTFSQKSSLNRHLYTHTGERPFECPSCLQTFSRKCHLNEHLCAHTAERPFQCPSCPQSFTLRSSLNRHLHFHTGKTPFQCPSCPQSFSQKSILNRHLRSHTGKMRFECPACPQSFSERSKLKAHIHFHT, encoded by the coding sequence ATGCCATTTCAGTGTCATTTGTGTCCTCAAATCTTGTCTCACCGGAGTTCTCTGAACcgacacctgcgcacccacacaggcgagaggccatttgaGTGCCCTTCGTGCCCTAAACGCTTCTCAGAAAAGAGTAATCTGAACAAACACcagcgcacccacacaggtgacaAGCCGTTTGAGTGCCCTTCATCCCTTCATACCTTCTTAGAAAAGAGTAATCTGAACaaacacctgcacacccacacaggtgacaggccatttgagtgcccttgctgccctcaaagcttctcaagAAAGAATCATCTGAACCAACACCTGCGctcccacacaggtgagaagccgtttgagtgcccttcatgccttcagaCCTTCTCACATAAGGGTAATCTTAACCGACACCttcgcacccacacaggcgagaggccatttcagtgcccttgctgccctcaaagcttctcacaaaagaatggtctgaaccaacacctgcgtacccacacaggtgagaagccgtttgagtgcccttcatgccctcagtcctTCTCAAAAAAGAGTAACCTGAACcgacacctgcacacccacacaggcgagaggccgtTTGAGTGCCCTTgctgccctcaaagcttctcacaaaagaatgatctgaaccaacacctgcgtacccacacaggtgagaagccgtttgagtgcccttcatgccttcagaCCTTCTCACAAAAGAGTAGTCTGAACCGACACCTGTACACCCATACAGGCGAAAGGCCGTTTGAGTGCCCTTCCTGCCTTCAGACCTTCTCACGAAAGTGTCATCTGAACGAACACCTGTGCGCCCACACAgccgagaggccatttcagtgcccttcctGCCCTCAAAGCTTCACCCTAAGGAGTTCTCTGAACCGACACCTGCACTTCCACACAGGCAAGacgccatttcagtgcccttcgtgccctcaaagcttctcacaaaAAAGTATTCTGAACAGACACCTGCGTTCCCACACAGGCAAGATGCGATTTGAGTGCCCTgcgtgccctcaaagcttctcagaAAGGTCAAAGTTGAAGGCTCACATCCACTTCCACACATAA